The genomic segment TGACAGGAATACTTGTACCTACAGAAGGAATAGTCAGAGTAAATGGTAGAGAGCCTTTTAAAAATAGGATTAAGAATGCTATGGAGATAGGAGTTGTTTTTGGACAGAGAACCCAATTATGGTGGAATTTACCTTTAAGAGAATCATTTGATTTAATCAGAACTATATATAAAATTCCAACTGAGATATATAATAAAAATTACAAAATATTTAGTGAAATTCTTGAACTGGACAGGTTTATTGATACACCAGTAAGACAATTAAGTTTAGGACAGAGGATGAGAGCTGAAATAGGTGCTTCATTATTACACAATCCTAAAATTGTTTTTTTTGATGAACCAACGATTGGGCTTGATGTAGTAGCAAAACAAAGGATCAGGGAATTTATAAAAAGAGTTAATGAGAAAAGTAACGTTACAGTTATATTAACTACCCATGATATGGGAGATATAGAAAAGCTGTGTGACAGAATCATAATTATTGATAATGGAAAAATTATTTATGATGGAAGTATTAATAAAATAAAGGAAATTTATGCAAAAGAAAGAGTTTTGGTTGTAGATTTTGAAATTGAACCGGTTGATTTTGAGTTAACTATGGGAAGGGTTATCAAGGAAGAAGGTACGCGAAAACATATACTATTTAATCGGGATGAATGCTCTGCTCCTGAATTGGTGAATTATCTTTCTGCGAAATACAGTATAAAGGATTTTATGTTAAAAGAAACAGATATAGAGCATATAATCGGACATATCTATGAGCATAAATTTAAATAAAA from the Anoxybacter fermentans genome contains:
- a CDS encoding ABC transporter ATP-binding protein, with translation MNVIEVKDLKRYFTIYKRPPGITGIFKSMIKPKRIIKKAVDGISFNVTKGEIVGILGPNGAGKSTTIKMLTGILVPTEGIVRVNGREPFKNRIKNAMEIGVVFGQRTQLWWNLPLRESFDLIRTIYKIPTEIYNKNYKIFSEILELDRFIDTPVRQLSLGQRMRAEIGASLLHNPKIVFFDEPTIGLDVVAKQRIREFIKRVNEKSNVTVILTTHDMGDIEKLCDRIIIIDNGKIIYDGSINKIKEIYAKERVLVVDFEIEPVDFELTMGRVIKEEGTRKHILFNRDECSAPELVNYLSAKYSIKDFMLKETDIEHIIGHIYEHKFK